One part of the Moraxella sp. FZFQ2102 genome encodes these proteins:
- a CDS encoding NADPH-dependent F420 reductase, with the protein MKIGVIGIGQIGGTIAKKLAKTGHMVKVANSKGIDSVADFAKEIGAIPADLQTVGVDIDVLILSVPTPSIADLPKSLWANLSPDTVIVDTGNYYPEFRDARIDEIDKGQPESLWVSKVAGRKVVKAFNMLLAHSLANLGKNPKQSNRLAMWVAGDDEHQKHLIMGLVDECGFDALDGGDLANSWKQQPNSAGYCCDCTADELRQRRKNSAQTADSVRQNRAYAVGELPKLTGGDFSHENVIKANRMLNV; encoded by the coding sequence ATGAAAATTGGTGTGATTGGTATCGGACAAATTGGCGGAACCATCGCCAAAAAATTGGCAAAAACGGGACATATGGTCAAGGTCGCCAATTCAAAAGGCATTGACAGCGTGGCGGATTTTGCCAAAGAAATTGGCGCAATTCCTGCCGATTTACAAACGGTGGGCGTGGACATTGATGTGCTGATTTTGTCCGTGCCAACCCCAAGTATTGCTGATTTGCCCAAAAGTTTGTGGGCGAATTTGTCGCCTGATACCGTGATTGTGGATACGGGCAATTATTATCCTGAATTTCGTGATGCTCGCATTGATGAGATTGACAAGGGACAGCCTGAAAGCCTGTGGGTCAGTAAAGTGGCTGGGCGAAAAGTGGTCAAAGCGTTTAATATGCTTCTTGCCCATTCTCTTGCCAATTTGGGCAAAAATCCAAAACAAAGCAACCGTTTGGCGATGTGGGTGGCAGGCGATGATGAGCATCAAAAACACTTAATTATGGGCTTGGTTGATGAGTGCGGTTTTGATGCGTTAGATGGTGGGGATTTGGCAAATTCGTGGAAACAACAGCCGAATTCGGCAGGCTATTGCTGTGATTGTACCGCTGATGAATTACGCCAACGCCGTAAAAATTCTGCCCAAACTGCCGACAGCGTCCGCCAAAACCGTGCTTATGCGGTGGGCGAATTGCCTAAGCTGACAGGTGGCGATTTTTCGCATGAGAATGTGATTAAAGCAAATCGTATGTTGAATGTATAA
- a CDS encoding nitronate monooxygenase family protein → MQNNRISQILNIKYPIVQAPMSWLTDAHLVASVANAGGLGFLAPHAGQTTNPTSNQDVLDRMRAEISKVKALTDKPFGVPFMLSYDFSLIPLMVDLLIEEQVPVVLDNGWLDEQIYAKLKQAGIKIICRLGNPNLPDALKAQKLGADILVLTGFDEGGTLPMKEIGSFNVLAEFVGKVDLPMMLAGGIADKKAVQTAFMLGAEGVWVGTAFIATHECRASQKVKDWVVQSTANDLLLFRTEPYYYRSLPTEVAKKCFEMSENGATRADIAKVMNAGTGMRLGMLEGDFEHGYVSVGNGISEIYRVKSVQELVDELMAEIA, encoded by the coding sequence ATGCAAAACAATCGCATTAGCCAAATTTTAAATATCAAATACCCCATTGTCCAAGCCCCAATGTCGTGGCTGACCGATGCGCATTTAGTGGCGAGTGTTGCCAATGCTGGCGGATTGGGCTTTTTAGCCCCACACGCTGGACAAACCACCAATCCAACCTCCAATCAAGATGTATTAGACCGTATGCGTGCCGAAATTAGCAAAGTCAAAGCCTTGACAGATAAGCCTTTTGGCGTGCCATTTATGTTGTCTTATGACTTTTCGCTGATTCCGTTGATGGTAGATTTGCTGATTGAAGAGCAAGTGCCTGTGGTGCTGGATAATGGTTGGTTGGACGAACAAATTTACGCCAAACTCAAACAGGCAGGCATTAAAATCATTTGCCGTTTGGGCAATCCGAATTTGCCAGATGCTTTAAAAGCTCAAAAATTGGGTGCGGATATTTTGGTGCTGACGGGTTTTGATGAAGGCGGAACCTTGCCGATGAAAGAAATTGGCAGTTTTAATGTATTGGCGGAATTTGTGGGCAAGGTGGATTTGCCAATGATGCTTGCTGGTGGCATTGCCGATAAAAAAGCGGTTCAGACCGCGTTTATGCTCGGTGCAGAGGGCGTGTGGGTGGGGACGGCATTTATCGCGACGCATGAGTGCCGAGCCAGTCAAAAAGTGAAAGATTGGGTTGTTCAATCAACTGCCAATGATTTGTTATTGTTCCGCACCGAGCCGTATTATTACCGCTCTTTGCCAACCGAAGTCGCCAAAAAATGCTTTGAAATGAGCGAAAATGGGGCAACTCGTGCCGATATTGCCAAGGTGATGAATGCGGGTACGGGTATGCGTTTGGGTATGCTGGAAGGGGATTTTGAACACGGTTATGTGTCGGTGGGTAATGGCATTTCCGAGATTTACCGTGTGAAAAGCGTGCAGGAATTGGTTGATGAATTGATGGCAGAGATTGCGTAA